The Conger conger chromosome 15, fConCon1.1, whole genome shotgun sequence genome contains a region encoding:
- the plex9.2 gene encoding three prime repair exonuclease 4 produces the protein MDFYIPAQVSDSHPTGCSLVFFDLETTGLGRGCDIIQLSAVSGGHSCNLYMLPRCRIQSGAAAVTGFSVRRRHLYLHGHALPTVPLPQALAAFLAFLRMLGRPLLLGHNIRRFDCPVLARALDEWQLRAAFQEVSSGFLDTLPLARDLLRDRGQQSYKQESLVKTVLGVSYPAHDAMEDVRALQELYYALQPTAAQALKHTFTLASMVAPAK, from the exons ATGGATTTCTATATTCCCGCTCAAGTCTCTGACTCCCATCCCACAGGATGTAGTTTGGTGTTTTTCGATTTGGAGACTACAGGACTTG GGCGCGGGTGTGACATCATCCAGCTGTCGGCGGTGAGCGGAGGGCACAGTTGTAACTTGTACATGCTGCCTCGCTGCCGAATACAGAGTGGGGCGGCCGCAGTCACCGGCTTCAGCGTGCGGAGGCGTCACCTGTACCTGCACGGCCACGCCCTGCCCACCGTGCCCCTCCCGCAGGCCCTCGCTGCCTTCCTGGCCTTCCTGCGCATGCTGGGGCGCCCCCTGCTGCTCGGACACAACATCCGCAGGTTCGACTGCCCCGTGCTGGCCCGAGCCCTGGATGAGTGGCAGCTGCGAGCAGCCTTCCAGGAGGTCAGCTCTGGCTTCCTGGACACCCTTCCCCTGGCCAGAGACCTCCTGAGGGACAGGGGCCAGCAGAGCTACAAGCAGGAGAGTCTGGTGAAGACCGTTCTGGGCGTGTCTTACCCGGCACACGACGCTATGGAGGACGTGAGAGCCCTGCAGGAGCTGTACTAcgccctgcagcccacagcaGCACAGGCCCTCAAGCACACCTTCACTCTGGCCAGCATGGTCGCCCCAGCCAAGTAA